The Chloroflexaceae bacterium genome has a segment encoding these proteins:
- a CDS encoding ABC transporter substrate-binding protein, protein MQTDTPVRRRALVVAMLLALLVPVIAACGGAPATQAPTTAPAPTAAPTAAPAATTAPAATAAPTEPAAESQAVYTTENGLMTVAAVECGGDYTGLLKEIAAVDPLTVRFTFCVPDPAFRAKAAFTPFSILPSEYLESTGGTGELIERPIGTGPYQVESWTRGDNITLKRFDDYWGDPAKTETLIFRWSAEAAQRLLELQSGTVDGIDNIAPDAFEVVAADPNLQLIEREALNVFYVGMNNTSPPFDNEKVRQAIAMGIDRQRIVDNFYPPGSEVASHFTPCAIPNACVGEEWYKYDPELAKKLLAEAGFPNGFETVLEYRDVVRGYLPEPGRVAEDIQAQLAEIGIKVTINVIESGTFLDKADAGELKGLHLLGWGADYPDMTNFLDFHFGAGASKQFGDKFPDLVEALKQGASRADDAEREPFYVEANNLIKKYVPMVPIAHGGSGVAYKADVKGAHASPLGNEYFAVMDPGGRDTFVWMQNAEPAGIYCADETDGEALRVCEQVTEALLSYEIGGTEVVPGLAEECTPNADLTVWTCKLRSGVKFHDGSELDANDVVMSWAVQWDAANPLHKGRDGSYTYFSALWGGFLNAPAE, encoded by the coding sequence ATGCAAACAGACACCCCTGTGCGACGACGGGCGCTTGTCGTCGCCATGCTCCTGGCCCTGCTCGTCCCGGTGATCGCCGCCTGCGGCGGCGCCCCGGCCACCCAGGCCCCCACCACTGCGCCCGCGCCCACCGCGGCGCCCACTGCCGCGCCCGCGGCCACCACCGCGCCCGCGGCGACCGCCGCGCCCACCGAACCCGCCGCCGAGAGCCAGGCGGTCTACACCACCGAGAACGGCCTGATGACCGTTGCTGCCGTCGAGTGCGGCGGCGATTACACCGGCCTGCTCAAGGAGATCGCCGCGGTGGACCCGCTGACGGTCCGCTTTACCTTCTGCGTGCCCGATCCGGCCTTCCGCGCCAAGGCCGCCTTTACCCCCTTCTCCATCCTGCCCAGCGAGTACCTCGAGTCCACCGGCGGGACCGGCGAGCTGATCGAGCGGCCCATCGGCACCGGCCCCTACCAGGTCGAGAGCTGGACCCGCGGCGATAATATCACCCTCAAGCGTTTCGACGACTACTGGGGCGATCCGGCGAAGACCGAGACGCTGATCTTCCGCTGGAGCGCCGAGGCCGCCCAGCGCCTGCTGGAGTTGCAGTCGGGCACTGTGGACGGCATTGACAACATCGCCCCCGACGCCTTCGAGGTGGTCGCCGCCGACCCGAACCTGCAACTGATCGAGCGCGAGGCCCTCAACGTCTTCTACGTCGGCATGAACAATACCTCCCCGCCGTTCGACAACGAGAAGGTGCGCCAGGCTATCGCCATGGGCATTGACCGCCAGCGCATCGTTGACAACTTCTACCCGCCCGGCTCCGAGGTGGCGAGCCACTTCACGCCCTGCGCCATCCCCAATGCCTGCGTCGGCGAGGAGTGGTACAAGTACGACCCGGAGTTGGCCAAGAAACTGCTCGCCGAAGCCGGCTTCCCCAACGGCTTCGAGACCGTGCTGGAGTACCGCGACGTGGTGCGCGGCTACCTGCCCGAGCCGGGGCGCGTGGCCGAGGACATCCAGGCCCAGCTTGCCGAGATCGGCATCAAGGTGACGATCAACGTGATTGAGTCGGGCACCTTCCTCGACAAGGCCGACGCCGGCGAGTTGAAGGGCCTGCACCTGCTGGGCTGGGGCGCCGACTACCCCGATATGACCAACTTCCTCGACTTCCACTTCGGCGCCGGGGCCTCGAAGCAGTTCGGCGACAAGTTCCCCGACCTGGTCGAGGCGCTGAAGCAGGGCGCCTCGCGGGCCGACGACGCCGAGCGCGAGCCGTTCTACGTCGAGGCCAACAACCTGATCAAGAAGTATGTGCCGATGGTGCCCATCGCCCACGGCGGCTCGGGCGTGGCCTACAAGGCTGACGTTAAGGGCGCTCATGCCAGTCCTCTGGGCAACGAGTACTTCGCCGTGATGGACCCCGGCGGGCGTGACACCTTTGTCTGGATGCAGAACGCCGAGCCGGCCGGCATCTACTGCGCCGACGAGACCGACGGCGAGGCCCTGCGCGTCTGCGAGCAGGTGACCGAGGCGCTGCTCTCCTACGAGATCGGCGGCACCGAGGTGGTGCCCGGCCTGGCCGAGGAATGCACCCCCAACGCCGACCTGACCGTGTGGACATGCAAGCTCCGCTCGGGCGTGAAGTTCCACGACGGCTCCGAACTCGACGCCAACGACGTCGTCATGTCCTGGGCCGTGCAGTGGGACGCCGCCAACCCGCTCCACAAGGGCCGCGACGGCAGTTACACCTACTTCTCGGCGCTCTGGGGCGGCTTCCTGAACGCCCCGGCGGAGTAA
- a CDS encoding CinA family nicotinamide mononucleotide deamidase-related protein — MMDAEIIAIGSELLLGATIDTNSAYLARELAAAGVNLYRKTVVGDNADRIAQCIREALGRADLVICSGGLGPTPDDVTREAVALALGRPLEFRQELLDQIQARFSAMGRTMSESNRRQAYVPAGARPIPNPRGTAPAFIVEDARGTVIVLPGVPYELRYLFEHAVLPYLREERGVTDVILVKTLHAAGLGESVIGELLADLMQQANPTLGISAKQARYELRIGARASSRAEAEALIARAEATIRERLGPHLTGDEPLAETVVRLLRERNLTLALFEGAAEAPIYRALARVPNALQRLRGLIVHPLDQPADESAAAALALVGAREAAARQGATLALGAQAASTPDPSGLTPVCVALVTPEGSREVTRRYDLRQPEGWEFVATLALDLTRRYLLGDAA; from the coding sequence ATGATGGATGCCGAGATCATCGCTATTGGCTCCGAGTTGCTCCTTGGCGCCACGATTGACACCAATAGCGCCTACCTGGCCCGTGAACTGGCCGCTGCCGGCGTCAATCTCTATCGCAAGACGGTGGTGGGCGATAATGCCGATCGTATCGCCCAGTGCATCCGCGAGGCCCTTGGCCGCGCCGATCTGGTGATCTGCTCTGGCGGTCTTGGCCCCACGCCCGACGATGTGACCCGCGAGGCGGTCGCCCTGGCCCTCGGCCGCCCGCTGGAGTTTCGCCAGGAGTTGCTCGACCAGATCCAGGCCCGCTTCAGCGCCATGGGCCGCACCATGAGCGAGAGCAATCGCCGCCAGGCCTATGTGCCCGCCGGCGCCCGTCCTATCCCCAATCCCCGCGGCACCGCGCCCGCCTTCATCGTTGAAGACGCCCGTGGCACGGTGATCGTGCTTCCCGGCGTGCCTTACGAACTGCGCTACCTGTTTGAACACGCCGTGTTGCCCTATCTGCGCGAGGAGCGCGGCGTCACCGATGTGATCCTGGTCAAAACGCTCCACGCTGCTGGCCTCGGCGAAAGCGTGATCGGCGAACTCCTGGCCGACCTGATGCAGCAGGCCAACCCCACCCTGGGCATCTCCGCCAAACAGGCGCGTTACGAACTGCGCATCGGCGCCCGCGCCTCCAGCCGCGCCGAGGCCGAGGCGCTTATCGCCCGGGCCGAGGCGACCATTCGCGAGCGCCTGGGTCCCCACCTCACCGGCGACGAGCCGCTGGCGGAGACGGTAGTGCGCCTCCTGCGCGAGCGCAATCTCACCCTCGCGCTGTTCGAGGGCGCCGCCGAGGCGCCGATCTACCGCGCCCTGGCCCGTGTTCCCAACGCCTTGCAGCGCCTGCGCGGCCTGATCGTCCATCCGCTGGATCAGCCCGCCGATGAGTCCGCCGCTGCCGCCCTGGCCCTCGTCGGCGCCCGTGAGGCTGCCGCGCGCCAGGGCGCGACCCTGGCCCTGGGGGCGCAGGCCGCTTCCACCCCCGATCCGAGCGGCCTCACGCCCGTCTGCGTCGCCCTGGTCACCCCCGAAGGCAGCCGCGAGGTGACCCGCCGCTACGACCTCCGCCAGCCCGAGGGCTGGGAGTTCGTCGCCACCCTGGCCCTCGACCTCACCCGGCGCTACCTGTTGGGAGACGCGGCTTGA
- a CDS encoding ABC transporter permease — MLRYTLRRLIVAVPVLFGVLLVTFVLVRLIPGDPCTAQLGEKATEAICARFNAEKGLDKPIPVQFGIYIRDVLQGDLGTSIRFNRPVTQLIAERLPVTLELGFFALLLACIVGVPLGIIAALRRNSAIDVATMVISNIGVSMPVFWLGLMLAYIFALLLKDTPFQLPPSGRLTAGVTSVPFYVVWGWEVDLKSGFGQVLQFLANMYLFNSLITFQWEVFRDALRHLILPAMALGTIPMAIIARMTRSSMLEVLGRDYVRTARAKGLADVVVTIRHALRNALLPVVTIIGLQLGTIFSGAVLTETIFNLAGVGRILYDAISTRDYPIIQGFTLAIAFSYVMINLLVDLSYGFLDPRIRY; from the coding sequence ATGCTCCGCTACACCCTTCGCCGTCTGATCGTGGCCGTGCCCGTGCTCTTCGGCGTGCTGCTGGTCACCTTCGTGCTGGTGCGCCTGATCCCCGGCGACCCCTGCACCGCCCAGCTCGGCGAGAAGGCCACCGAGGCCATCTGCGCCCGCTTCAATGCCGAGAAGGGCCTCGACAAGCCCATCCCGGTGCAGTTCGGCATCTACATCCGCGACGTGTTGCAGGGCGACCTGGGGACCTCCATCCGCTTCAACCGCCCCGTCACCCAGTTGATCGCCGAGCGCCTGCCGGTTACCCTGGAGCTGGGCTTCTTCGCCCTGCTGCTGGCCTGCATCGTGGGGGTGCCGCTGGGCATCATCGCCGCGCTGCGCCGCAACTCGGCGATTGACGTGGCGACCATGGTCATCTCCAACATCGGCGTCTCCATGCCCGTGTTCTGGCTGGGGCTGATGCTGGCCTACATCTTCGCCCTGCTGCTCAAGGACACCCCCTTCCAGTTGCCGCCCTCGGGACGCCTGACCGCTGGCGTCACCAGCGTGCCCTTCTACGTCGTCTGGGGGTGGGAGGTTGATCTCAAATCGGGCTTCGGGCAGGTGTTGCAGTTCCTCGCCAACATGTACCTCTTCAACAGCCTGATCACCTTCCAGTGGGAGGTCTTCCGCGACGCCCTGCGCCACCTGATCCTGCCGGCCATGGCCCTCGGCACCATCCCCATGGCCATCATCGCCCGCATGACCCGCTCCTCGATGCTCGAGGTCCTCGGCCGCGACTACGTGCGCACTGCCCGCGCCAAGGGCCTGGCCGACGTGGTGGTCACCATCCGCCACGCCCTGCGCAATGCTCTCCTGCCGGTGGTGACGATCATCGGCCTGCAACTGGGCACGATCTTCAGCGGCGCCGTGCTGACCGAGACGATCTTCAACCTCGCCGGGGTGGGCCGCATCCTCTACGATGCCATCTCCACCCGCGATTACCCGATTATTCAGGGCTTTACCCTGGCGATTGCGTTCAGCTATGTGATGATCAATTTGCTGGTGGATCTGTCCTATGGGTTTCTCGATCCGCGGATCAGATACTAG
- the fabZ gene encoding 3-hydroxyacyl-ACP dehydratase FabZ — translation MLSTQEIMAIIPHRYPFLLIDRVLELEPGARAVAEKLVSANEPHFAGHFPGNPIMPGVLIVEALAQTGAVAAMSLPEHRGKLAVFAGIDECRFRRVVRPGDVLRLEVSVEKFRRGVGKARGRAMVEGDVACEAGLLFAITEG, via the coding sequence ATGCTATCCACCCAGGAGATCATGGCGATCATCCCGCATCGCTATCCCTTCTTGCTGATTGACCGCGTTCTGGAGCTTGAGCCGGGGGCGCGGGCGGTGGCCGAGAAGCTGGTCAGCGCCAATGAGCCGCACTTCGCCGGCCACTTCCCCGGCAACCCGATCATGCCCGGGGTGCTGATTGTCGAGGCCCTGGCCCAGACGGGGGCCGTCGCCGCCATGAGCCTGCCCGAGCACCGGGGGAAGCTGGCGGTCTTCGCCGGGATTGACGAGTGCCGCTTCCGGCGGGTAGTGCGCCCCGGGGATGTGCTGCGGCTGGAAGTCAGCGTCGAGAAGTTCCGGCGCGGGGTGGGCAAGGCCCGGGGCCGCGCCATGGTCGAGGGAGACGTGGCCTGCGAGGCCGGGCTGCTGTTTGCAATCACCGAGGGGTGA
- a CDS encoding ABC transporter permease, producing the protein MSSTSTTTTAVTLVTPMRPAEGPWRRAWRQFIRQRSAIIGMAIIGVLVFTAIFAPWIAPFDPTEVLLGKQEGIQKRSGPCIHLFGCPPDQPQHIMGVDGNFRDLFSRVIYGARLSLFIGFVTVSISVAVGVLLGAVAGFVGGWVDNVIMRVLDVVLAFPFLLLAIAIVSVLGPGLLNAMLGIAIVSIPAYARVIRASVLSAREEEYVLAARTIGLGPLAILFGHILPNAISPLIVQATLGIGTAIIEVAALSFLGLGAQPPTPEWGSMLSAERNQVFTAPHLVFFPGLAIMLTVLGFNLLGDGLRDALDPRLKV; encoded by the coding sequence ATGAGCAGCACGTCAACCACCACCACAGCGGTGACCCTGGTCACCCCCATGCGCCCCGCCGAAGGTCCCTGGCGCCGAGCATGGCGCCAGTTCATCCGCCAGCGTTCGGCGATCATCGGCATGGCCATCATTGGCGTGCTCGTCTTCACCGCCATCTTCGCCCCCTGGATCGCCCCCTTTGACCCCACCGAGGTCCTGCTGGGCAAGCAAGAGGGCATTCAGAAACGCTCCGGGCCGTGCATCCACCTCTTCGGCTGCCCGCCCGACCAGCCCCAGCACATCATGGGGGTGGACGGGAACTTCCGCGACCTCTTCAGCCGCGTGATCTACGGCGCGCGGCTGTCGCTGTTCATCGGCTTCGTCACCGTGTCAATCTCGGTGGCCGTCGGCGTGCTCCTGGGGGCCGTGGCGGGCTTCGTCGGCGGCTGGGTAGACAATGTGATCATGCGCGTCCTCGACGTGGTGCTGGCCTTTCCCTTCTTGCTGCTGGCCATCGCCATCGTGAGCGTGCTCGGTCCCGGCCTGCTCAACGCCATGCTGGGCATCGCCATCGTCTCCATCCCCGCCTACGCGCGGGTGATCCGCGCCAGCGTGCTCTCGGCGCGCGAAGAGGAGTACGTGCTGGCGGCCCGTACCATCGGCCTGGGGCCGCTGGCCATCCTCTTCGGGCACATTCTGCCCAACGCCATCTCGCCGCTGATCGTGCAGGCCACCCTGGGCATCGGCACGGCGATCATCGAGGTCGCGGCGCTCTCCTTCCTCGGCCTGGGCGCGCAGCCCCCCACCCCCGAGTGGGGCTCCATGCTCAGCGCCGAGCGCAACCAGGTCTTCACCGCCCCGCACCTGGTCTTCTTCCCCGGCCTGGCGATCATGCTCACCGTCCTGGGCTTCAACCTCCTCGGCGACGGCCTCCGCGACGCCCTTGACCCGCGGTTGAAGGTGTGA
- a CDS encoding SUMF1/EgtB/PvdO family nonheme iron enzyme, producing the protein MSAHPDDLAALIRRLRDLCTEFDAATARAAFEKRAAELGLSSDQRARVEALVFFGEGNQFGDVSIGDIAGRDVLKGHIAVGVNLGTIIYGRTPEEDERRRLVWYLEGLAAKLVHLPLRGLDERLSRGQSLELPRVYVALATTHRVEVARGPASQLRAYFQNDDPRRPLKREFDPDHALPDAALYRRDAGSADAIVLERALTAVEALRRHRRLILLGAPGSGKSTFLRYLAWALARRELDPERAPPLAGGDDRALLPILVPLRALAGRIARDGNSNTTVYAALRDELHACCTHQVDDALSAALSRGAALLLFDGLDETPLAGAPGVADRLTTLQAVRAITRRYPACPAVVTCRVRAFTKEVHAELNWPVETLAPFTLGQMRHFVPAWHRELVARGQIDQAQAEGLSARLIAAIEDPARPRLRQMAETPLLLTMMALVIYNRGELPRDRPQLYERILDLLLGQWDLVRDGQSLGQAIGKPEWDSSYIRPLLDRLSYQAHARATSADGRGRLARGDVYTALIDFFQQARVSGPGDAALNCLDYFEQRSGLLVADERDSFVFAHLTLQEHCAGREIALNTDDPVALIMRHRDDDRWREPIFLGAGLAAPLVLDRLLGDLIEREEGGAPKPAARWYRDLILAAELGADRDWTYLRTRPQIRVDRWQRELKQGLATLLADRDQPLPLAERLRAGELLGDLGDPRFPVTMEQWRAELARRTATFGQPAGYWCYLPAGTYRIGGWDDDAAADVPLAAFWIARYPITVAQYKPFVAVGYGPEAERWWTPEGWEWKRSLQRTEPWSWGESGYNAPNQPVIGVTWYEAAAFCAWLSEQLGDALPAGYEVRLPTEAEWEAAAAWDGQGGRRPYPWGAAEPTPELAIYDASGLGRPAPVGCCPAGAAACGALDLAGNVWEWTASSSAGYPAGSGMLVKDFTPGDYDAPLRGGSWRTNSTTVRCNARSRSRPDNAYLSWGLRVCAAPCSHSSSAPLPASPRWGEAPDSLPQRGRVGEGAELSKNSQSS; encoded by the coding sequence GTGTCGGCCCATCCCGACGATCTCGCCGCCCTGATCCGTCGCCTGCGCGACCTGTGTACCGAGTTCGATGCGGCCACCGCCCGCGCCGCGTTTGAAAAGAGGGCCGCTGAACTCGGCCTGTCCTCTGACCAGCGCGCCCGTGTTGAGGCCCTGGTCTTCTTCGGCGAGGGGAACCAGTTTGGTGATGTGTCGATCGGCGACATTGCCGGGCGCGATGTGCTGAAGGGCCACATCGCCGTCGGCGTTAACCTGGGCACGATCATCTACGGGCGCACGCCGGAGGAGGACGAGCGGCGCCGCCTGGTCTGGTATCTGGAAGGGCTGGCCGCGAAGCTGGTCCACCTGCCCCTGCGCGGCCTCGACGAGCGCCTCAGTCGCGGCCAGAGCCTCGAGTTGCCCCGCGTCTATGTCGCCCTGGCCACCACCCATCGTGTCGAGGTCGCCCGCGGCCCGGCCAGCCAACTGCGCGCCTATTTCCAGAACGATGACCCGCGGCGGCCCCTCAAGCGGGAGTTTGACCCCGACCACGCCCTGCCCGATGCGGCCCTCTACCGGCGCGACGCCGGAAGCGCCGATGCGATCGTCCTCGAGCGCGCCTTGACTGCGGTCGAGGCCCTGCGGCGCCATAGGCGCCTGATCCTCCTCGGCGCCCCCGGCAGCGGCAAGTCCACCTTCCTGCGCTACCTCGCCTGGGCGCTGGCCCGGCGAGAACTGGACCCGGAGCGGGCGCCCCCGCTCGCCGGCGGAGACGATCGCGCGCTGCTGCCGATCCTCGTGCCGCTGCGCGCGCTGGCTGGCCGCATCGCCCGCGATGGCAACAGCAATACGACCGTCTACGCCGCCCTCCGCGACGAGTTGCACGCCTGCTGCACCCACCAGGTGGACGATGCCCTCAGCGCCGCTCTCTCGCGCGGGGCGGCGCTGCTGCTCTTCGATGGCCTCGATGAGACGCCGCTGGCCGGCGCCCCCGGCGTCGCCGATCGCCTGACAACGCTCCAGGCGGTGCGCGCCATCACCCGGCGCTACCCCGCCTGCCCGGCGGTGGTCACCTGCCGCGTGCGGGCGTTCACCAAAGAGGTGCACGCCGAACTGAACTGGCCGGTCGAGACCCTGGCCCCCTTCACCCTGGGCCAGATGCGCCACTTCGTGCCGGCCTGGCACCGCGAACTGGTCGCCAGGGGCCAGATCGACCAGGCCCAGGCCGAAGGGCTCAGCGCCCGGCTCATCGCCGCCATCGAGGACCCGGCCCGCCCCCGGTTGCGCCAGATGGCCGAGACGCCTCTGCTGCTGACGATGATGGCCCTGGTGATCTACAACCGGGGTGAGCTGCCCCGTGACCGGCCCCAGCTCTACGAGCGCATCCTCGACCTGCTGCTCGGCCAGTGGGACCTGGTGCGCGACGGCCAGAGCCTGGGCCAGGCGATCGGCAAGCCGGAGTGGGATAGCAGCTACATTCGCCCGCTCCTCGACCGGCTCTCCTACCAGGCCCATGCGCGCGCCACCTCGGCTGACGGGCGCGGGCGCCTGGCGCGCGGCGACGTCTACACGGCGCTGATCGACTTCTTCCAGCAAGCCCGGGTCAGCGGGCCGGGCGACGCCGCCCTGAACTGCCTGGACTACTTCGAGCAGCGCAGCGGCTTGCTGGTGGCCGATGAGCGCGACTCGTTCGTCTTCGCCCACCTGACATTGCAGGAACACTGCGCCGGGCGCGAGATTGCGCTGAATACCGACGACCCGGTGGCGCTCATCATGCGCCACCGCGACGACGATCGCTGGCGCGAGCCGATCTTCCTGGGGGCCGGGCTGGCCGCGCCGCTGGTGCTCGACCGGCTGCTGGGCGACCTGATCGAGCGCGAGGAGGGCGGGGCGCCGAAGCCAGCGGCCCGCTGGTACCGTGACCTCATCCTGGCCGCCGAGCTTGGCGCGGATCGCGACTGGACCTACCTGCGCACCCGGCCGCAGATCCGGGTGGACCGCTGGCAGCGCGAGCTCAAACAGGGCCTCGCCACCCTGCTGGCCGACCGCGACCAGCCGCTCCCCCTCGCCGAGCGGCTGCGCGCCGGCGAACTCCTCGGCGACCTGGGCGACCCGCGCTTCCCCGTAACGATGGAACAATGGCGCGCGGAACTGGCCCGGCGCACCGCGACCTTCGGCCAGCCCGCCGGCTACTGGTGCTACCTGCCCGCGGGGACCTACCGCATCGGCGGGTGGGACGATGACGCAGCGGCGGACGTGCCGCTGGCCGCCTTCTGGATCGCTCGCTACCCCATCACCGTGGCCCAGTACAAACCGTTCGTGGCGGTGGGCTACGGCCCCGAGGCTGAACGCTGGTGGACGCCGGAGGGCTGGGAGTGGAAACGGTCGCTGCAGCGCACCGAACCCTGGTCGTGGGGGGAGTCAGGGTATAATGCCCCCAACCAGCCGGTGATCGGGGTGACCTGGTACGAGGCCGCGGCCTTCTGCGCCTGGCTGAGCGAGCAGCTCGGGGACGCCCTGCCGGCGGGCTACGAGGTGCGCCTGCCCACCGAGGCCGAATGGGAGGCCGCGGCGGCATGGGACGGGCAGGGCGGGCGCCGCCCCTACCCCTGGGGCGCGGCGGAGCCGACCCCGGAGCTGGCAATCTACGACGCCAGCGGCCTGGGCCGGCCCGCGCCGGTGGGTTGCTGCCCGGCGGGGGCGGCGGCCTGCGGGGCGCTGGACCTGGCCGGCAACGTGTGGGAGTGGACCGCGAGCAGCTCTGCGGGCTACCCGGCAGGGAGTGGGATGTTGGTGAAAGACTTTACACCTGGCGATTACGATGCGCCGCTGCGAGGCGGGTCGTGGCGGACTAATAGTACAACTGTTCGCTGCAATGCACGGTCCAGGAGTCGTCCTGACAACGCCTACCTCAGCTGGGGTTTGCGGGTGTGTGCGGCCCCTTGCTCGCACAGCAGTTCCGCCCCCCTCCCAGCCTCCCCCCGTTGGGGGGAGGCGCCGGACTCCCTCCCCCAGCGGGGGAGGGTTGGGGAGGGGGCGGAGTTATCGAAAAACTCTCAGAGTAGTTAG
- a CDS encoding DUF4013 domain-containing protein, with protein sequence MRPAPAASGIRLGAALAVVHRDRRWWLKCLGYGAAAATGLGLPLAAGFVMESLDNSRRGYPTPLPPWSDPFLRVLTGLFALLIDFAFFVLPLLIGGMLMVGVSLAFLVAGPPVAPILPWLLTAIALLTALVVLLMFVAGAAPVGRLRFAREGRIEEALDLATLREALTPPQRGRFLRARLASLPAYLPATLIAGLTWGLASMRFPGQALVFALGVWLTMAALVYAHLIVVQLYVAAE encoded by the coding sequence TTGAGGCCAGCGCCCGCGGCGTCCGGCATTCGCCTCGGTGCGGCCCTGGCCGTGGTGCATCGGGACCGGCGGTGGTGGCTGAAGTGCCTCGGCTACGGGGCCGCCGCCGCCACCGGTCTGGGCCTGCCCCTGGCTGCAGGCTTCGTGATGGAGAGTCTCGACAACAGCCGTCGCGGCTACCCTACGCCCCTGCCGCCCTGGAGCGACCCCTTCCTGCGCGTCCTCACCGGTCTCTTTGCCCTGCTGATCGACTTTGCCTTCTTCGTCCTGCCTCTGCTCATCGGCGGCATGCTGATGGTCGGCGTGAGCCTGGCCTTCCTCGTCGCCGGCCCGCCGGTCGCCCCGATCCTGCCCTGGCTGCTGACCGCCATCGCGCTGCTGACCGCCCTGGTCGTGTTGCTGATGTTCGTCGCCGGGGCGGCGCCGGTGGGCCGGCTGCGCTTCGCCCGCGAGGGGCGCATCGAAGAGGCGCTCGACCTGGCCACTCTGCGCGAAGCCCTGACGCCCCCGCAGCGGGGTCGCTTCCTGCGGGCGCGCCTGGCCTCTCTGCCGGCCTACCTGCCGGCCACGCTCATCGCCGGTCTTACCTGGGGCCTGGCCTCCATGCGCTTCCCCGGCCAGGCCCTCGTTTTCGCCCTGGGGGTCTGGTTGACCATGGCGGCCCTCGTTTATGCCCATCTGATCGTGGTGCAACTGTATGTGGCCGCCGAGTGA
- the proS gene encoding proline--tRNA ligase: MRLSSLLGRTLREPPAEAEQIGHQLALRAGLARALAPGSFALLPLGLAATRRIEALMREELTRLGGQEARLPLVLPVAFWERTGHDAVYGPLMLRLRDRAERPLALAPTHEAALVELARREIGSYRQLPALVYAIQPVYRDEARVRGGLLGLREFTLLTACSFDADPAGLDAAFTRVGAAFERVFARCGVRCVAVEAAGSAPDEGEARAYMALSPFGDDTLAVCRACGYGAAIEVAACARTTPPPPAEAPPLEEVATPGASTIAGLAAFLGISEAATAKAVFFDTPERGLLFVVIRGDLEVNEARLRAAAGVSELRPAEPEHIAATGTTPGYASPVGLKGVFVVADRSVVEAGPLVAGANRPGYHLRNVVHGRDWHATLVADIAAVRAGDPCARCGAPLRLEQGVEIGHIRKVGTGYSQVLGATCLDERGLARPLALGAYVIGVERLLQMVIEQHHDERGIIWPAAVAPADVHIIALGKGEAPRVEAARLYDELAAAGLRPLLDDRDESAGVKFNDADLIGLPLRLVVGEKLLATGEVELKPRRGEAARVARAEAVEAIRGALA, encoded by the coding sequence ATGCGCCTTTCCTCACTGCTCGGTCGCACGCTCCGCGAGCCTCCAGCGGAAGCCGAACAGATCGGCCACCAGTTGGCGCTGCGCGCCGGACTGGCGCGGGCGCTGGCCCCCGGCAGCTTCGCCCTGCTGCCCCTCGGCCTGGCTGCCACGCGGCGCATTGAAGCGCTGATGCGCGAAGAACTAACGCGCCTAGGCGGCCAGGAGGCGCGCCTCCCGCTGGTACTGCCGGTCGCATTCTGGGAACGGACCGGACACGACGCCGTCTATGGCCCGCTGATGCTCAGGCTGCGCGATCGCGCCGAGCGGCCCCTGGCGCTCGCCCCGACCCACGAGGCGGCGCTCGTCGAACTGGCCCGGCGCGAGATCGGCTCCTACCGCCAGTTGCCGGCACTGGTCTACGCCATCCAGCCGGTCTACCGCGACGAGGCGCGCGTCCGGGGCGGCCTGCTGGGCCTGCGCGAGTTCACCCTTCTGACAGCCTGCTCCTTCGATGCCGATCCCGCCGGCCTTGATGCGGCCTTCACACGTGTCGGGGCGGCCTTTGAGCGCGTCTTTGCCCGCTGCGGGGTGCGCTGCGTCGCCGTCGAGGCCGCTGGCAGCGCGCCGGACGAGGGCGAGGCCCGGGCGTATATGGCCCTCTCGCCGTTCGGCGACGACACGCTCGCGGTGTGCAGGGCCTGCGGCTACGGGGCTGCCATCGAGGTCGCCGCATGCGCGCGGACAACGCCGCCGCCACCCGCTGAGGCGCCGCCGCTGGAGGAGGTAGCCACGCCCGGGGCGTCCACCATCGCCGGCCTGGCGGCCTTCCTGGGCATCAGCGAGGCGGCGACGGCCAAGGCGGTGTTCTTCGACACCCCCGAGCGGGGCCTGCTCTTCGTGGTCATTCGCGGCGATCTGGAGGTGAACGAGGCCCGCCTGCGGGCCGCCGCCGGGGTGAGCGAACTGCGCCCTGCCGAACCCGAGCACATCGCCGCTACCGGCACGACCCCCGGCTATGCCTCGCCGGTGGGCCTGAAGGGGGTCTTCGTCGTCGCCGACCGTTCGGTGGTCGAGGCCGGGCCGCTGGTGGCCGGGGCCAACCGCCCGGGCTACCATCTGCGTAACGTGGTCCACGGGCGCGACTGGCATGCCACCCTGGTGGCCGACATCGCCGCGGTGCGGGCAGGCGACCCCTGCGCCCGCTGCGGCGCGCCCCTGCGGCTGGAGCAGGGCGTGGAGATCGGCCACATTCGCAAGGTGGGCACGGGGTACAGCCAGGTCCTGGGGGCGACCTGCCTCGATGAGCGGGGCTTAGCGCGCCCGCTGGCGCTGGGAGCGTATGTAATCGGCGTCGAGCGGCTGCTGCAAATGGTGATCGAACAGCACCACGACGAGCGCGGCATCATCTGGCCGGCCGCTGTGGCCCCCGCCGATGTGCACATCATCGCCCTGGGCAAAGGGGAGGCCCCGCGGGTCGAGGCGGCGCGGCTGTACGACGAACTGGCCGCGGCGGGGCTGCGCCCGCTGCTCGACGACCGCGACGAGAGCGCCGGGGTCAAGTTCAACGACGCCGACCTGATCGGCCTGCCGCTGCGCCTGGTGGTGGGCGAAAAGCTCCTCGCCACGGGCGAGGTCGAATTGAAGCCCCGGCGCGGCGAGGCGGCGCGGGTGGCGCGGGCGGAGGCGGTGGAGGCGATCCGCGGGGCGCTGGCGTAG